The DNA window CAACGTCTCGCCCGACGACGCCGTCAAAGAGGCCGCGCGCAAGATGGAAGAGGAGGCCTACTCGCAACTGGCCGTCATCCAAGAGGGGATTCCCGTCGGTTCGATCAGTCAGAGTGACCTCGTCCACCTCGACTCGGAGGCTCGAGACGAACCCGTCGAAGCGCACATGAGCGAAAGCTTCCCGACGGTCTCCAAAGACGCCACGCTCGACGAAATCAGCAACCTGCTCGAGCACTACAAGGCCGTGATGATCACCGAGGCGGGCGAAACCGTCGGCATCATCACCGAAGCAGACCTCGCCAGACGGTTCTCCTGATCGAAGCGCAGAAATCCGTCTCGAGCAGGTGACTAACGCTGTCTCGAGCGAGTCCAGAAAGCGAGTGAGAGCAAAAGCGTGACTTCAGCGGTTTCGAGGGTCTCTCCGCTTCCCGGTGCTGCCGGAATCGGCGTTACCCCTCGAGCGCGGGTCGGGGCGCGTTTTCGTACTTCACCATCTTCTCGGGTTTATCGGAAATTGTCTCGTAGATTCGCTGGAGCGTCTCCTCGGCGGCGAGGAGGTTGTGCGTCTCCAGTAATTCCCGTCCGTCGTCCGTCAGCCCGTAGAATTTCCAGGGATACCCTTGTTGGCGCTCGTCGTCGGGTAGTGCGACCGCTTTCACGACGCCCGCATCGACGAGTTTCTGGACGTGTTTGTACACGGTCGCCTCGCTCACGCTCGGATTCAGTTGCTCGAGTTCGTACATCGACGGCAACTGCTCGGGGTGTTGAACGATGTTCGTGAGCAGTGCGAATCGGGTCTCCTGCGTGATGAAGTGCAGGAGTTCGCGCGTTTTTGCCCCCGCCGGCGATCCCACATCGGTACTCATGGATCCACCTACGGCACCGTCGACCAAGTAGTTTACCCTCGGGTAAATCACCCCTAGGTAAACTCCGTGTCTACGGGACCCCACACCGCCTGAGGGTTATTTCGGAAATCGGAAACGGTGTAGTAACTCCTTTTGTCGGTCCGGATGAATCACAGGCTATGACCAACGAGTCGCCGCCAGTCCCCGAGGAGGTGCTCACGAGTGCGACGGAGCGACTCGAGGCCGACGACCTCACGCTCGCCGAAAACGAGGACCTCCTCCACGTGCTGAGCGAACTGACACCGATCTACGAGCGCGAGCGCTCGTACTTCGTCCTCGGGAACTACGACCCCGAGCAGCGTCGTCGCCTCGAGCGCGTCGTCGACCGATTGAACAGTCGCCCGGGCGCGTACGCCTTCCAAATGAGTGACGTTCGCGGAAACTGGGAGAACGGCATCCAGAAGTTCTGCCTGATCGCAGACCTCGTTACCCACATCGTCGGCGTCGCCGAGAAAGAACCGAGTGGCTTCCTCGTCGAACAGGGCCTCCTCGTCGGCACGGAGGAGTACTTCGAAAAGAGCTACGTCCTCAAGCGGACGTATCCGGATCTCGACGCGGACTATCCCTACGGCTGGATGGAAGACGGCGTCTTCGAGTTACTCGCAGCCGACGATCGACTGCACGAGTGGCGAACGGCCGACGAACTGGTCGAAACCGTCGAACAGATCCCGTAAATCCGAGGAACCGTTCGGCCGGTAATCGGTCTCGAAATGACTTCCTGAGTTCGAGTGTAGTGCCACAGATTGCACTCTCGTCACTGTCGACGTCTGACACTGCAAAAATTCGCCCACGATCGTCGACTGTCGACGATCGTCCCCAGTTTCCCTCTCGGCGCGATTGTTCGCCGATCAACGTCCCTCAACCGGTGTTGGCCGCGGGTTCAGTTCGGTCGGATCGCGTCACTGGCTCGTCTCGGTGCCGATTCGATAGGTCGCCCGACCGGTCGCGACGACGCGATCGCCCTCGTCTGCGCTCTCGACGGTGACCTCCACCACGCCGAAGGTATCGCCGGATCTGACGACCTCCGCGACGGCGATGAGATCGTCGCTCGCGGGGTGGAGAAACGAGACGTTCATGTCGATCGTCGAGAGCTGCGCTCGCTCGGGATCGTCGCACGTCGTCCAGATGGCGAACCCACCTGAAATATCGATCAGCGTCGAAATGACTCCGCCGCTTATCGCTTTCGACGTTCCCTGGGCTGGATTGAAGTGTTTGCTCTTTGCAGGGAGACGAATCGTCGCGGACGCGGATCCCAGGGTGTCGATCTGGATGCCGAGCCAGGACAGGTAGGCGCTGTGCTCGAGGAACCGCTGGGGAACGTCGGAGTCGAGCGTCGCGGATTCAGCGGTCATCTGTTGTGTGGATAGCGGCAGGTGCATTTTTTGGCGGTTCGACTGGGGTCGTTCGTTCTGGGGATGCGTGAATCACAGTGATCCGTCCACCAATGCACTAACACAGAATTTAAAATTTACCTAGTTTATGTATGTACTGAATTAGCACGCGCAAGTATTTCTAGATGTATACTCACATTAAATACGTGAATACAACTAGTATAGGGAGCGCAGACAATGGGAGTACTGCCAGCCGAACCGGTACTTGTCGGCTCTGTAGTTCGACCCTCGGCGTTCGACGCGTCGAGTGATATCGCCAGCACACTGCCGGTTTCGACGCGGTGATAGACACGTCACGACGAACGGGTACGACGAGAGAGCAGGCGAAAAGGGACTTGGTATCAGTTTCGCGGGCAAAGTCGACCGCAATCGGCGACCTGACGATCGATTCAGTTGTGACCCGACACCGGAACCGGTTCGTACGGTTCCTCGAGGTAGGCCATATCCGACGCCGAGAGCGAAATCTCGAGTGCTTCGACGGCCTGCTCTAAGTGCTCGACGCTCGTAGTTCCGATAATCGGTGCATCGACCCAGTCTTTGTGGAGCAACCACGCGAGAGCGATTTGGGCCATCGTCGCGCCCTTGTCTGCGGCGACTTCGGCGACGCGTTCGTTGACCTCCTGGCCGCCTCCCTCACGGTAGGGATGGTTGTACATGTGCTCTTCAGTCTCCCCGCGCGTCGTCGCGTCGATGTCCTCGTGCGGGCGCGTGAGGTAGCCACGGGCCAGCGGAGACCACGGCATCACGCCGATGCCCTCGTTCGCACAGAGAGGTAACATCTCGCGTTCCTCCTCGCGATAGACCAGATTGTAGTGATTTTGCATCGTAACGAATCGCTCGAGGTTCTTCAACTCGCTCGTCGCGAGCGCATCGGCGAACTGGTGGGCCCACATCGACGACGCCCCGATGTAGCGCACCTCACCGCGTCGAACCGCGTCCGTGAGCGTTCGAAGGGTGGTCTCGATCGGCGTATCGTAATCCCAGCGGTGGATCTGGTAGAGGTCGATCGTGTCCACACCCAGGCGCTCGCGACTGGCGGCGAGTTCCTGTTCGATTGTCTTTCGAGAGAGTCCCTGCGAGTGTGGATCATCGTCGCGCATCGGATGATACACCTTGGTGGCGATGACAGACGACTCGCGATGGCCCTCGAGTGCCTCACCGAGAATCCGCTCGGATTCACCGCGCGAGTACATATTCGCCGTGTCGAAGAAGTTGATTCCGAGGTCGATCGCCCGGTCGATGATCTCCTTCCCTTCTTCGTCTTCGAGTACCCACTCCCGCCAGTCGCTCGAGCCGAAGCTCATACAACCCAGACAGAGCCGACTGACTTCCATTCCGGTCGAACCGAGTGTCGTATACTCCATACGCTCGAGACGAACCCCACCGAAAAAACAGTATGTGCTCAGCGAGCGCAATGATTGGCGAAACCCTTCCGGAAAACGGTCGACCGCCTCACCCGTTTCGCCATCTTTGACGATAGACCTCGAGTGCTGAGTGTGCTGTCCTCGAGCGATAGCGATCCCTTCTGGCGAGGGATCTCGAGTGAGGAAAATTCACATGGGCCTCGCCCGCGTAGCGACGCGTAGGGATGACTCGCGTTCGTCCGATACACACCCAAGACGGTCGCCGGATCGAGGTTTCTCACGTTCTCGAGGCACCCGCGGCGGACGCGTGGGAACTGCTCGTCGACACGACCGAGTGGCCGTCGTGGTCGCCGCTGGTTTCCGGCGTCGAATCGAGCGATCGGCGGATTCGAACGGGGACGACGGGGCGCGTCAGGCTCTCCGGAGTTTGGACGTCGTTTCACATCACGACCTGCGCGGACCGTCGCTGGACGTGGACGCTTTCGAGGCTGCCGGGTGCAACCCACCGCGTCGACGACCTCGAGAACCAGCGCTGTCGAATCGCGTTCGAACTGCCGGTGTACGCAGCGGGCTCAGTTCCGGTCACCCTTCGCGCACTCGAGAACCTCGAGGAGAGACTCGCCGAGTAACTGCAGCGGGTTCGCGGCGACTACGGCGGTCGCTCGAGGGCGAATCGATCGTCGGTTCGCGTGTAGAGACTGCCCGCGAGTCGGCCGACTGCGTCGACCTCGGAGACGTCGATTCGGTCCTCGAGTGTGACTGACTCGTCGAGGTGAACGTGGCGCACGTCACCCAGCACGAGCGTCTCGCGGGAGTCGTCAGTCACGAACGATACCTTCGAATCCGTGCGCATTCTGTTGGTGTGGTACTCGGCGGCACTGCTAACATGGTGTTAGTTGGTTTCGATCCGAACTGCTAAAGTGGTTCGTCCCATAGCCGTGGCCAGATCGAATAGATGGCGACCCAACAGCCGACGACGAAGACCGACGAACCGAACGCCTGCCCCGTTATCGAATCGCTCGAGCAAATCGGTTCGAAGTGGCGACTGGCCGTCCTGCACGAACTCCTCTCCGGCGAACAACGTTTCAACGAACTCAAACGCTCGACGGGCGCAAACGCCCGGACGCTCTCTCGCGTCCTCGACGACCTCGGCGAGATGGGGTTCGTCGAACGCAGACTCGAGGAAGATGCACCGGTGGCGACGTACTACAGTCTCACCGACAAGGGCAAGTCGCTTGATCCAGTGTTCGACGAGATCGAATGCTGGGCCGGATCGTGGCTCGACGACGAGCAACTCGAATTGTAGTCAGCCTCTCCGACGGCCCGTAGTTATGCACGAAGGTGGATATGGAAACCCATTTACTGCCCGACTTCCATCACCGACATGAATGAGTCTTGCCGATTCGGATCGCGAACTCGTCGTCGAGGAACTCGAGCGAGAGCCGACGCCGGCCGAGGCGGCGCTGTTCGAAAACCTCTGGAGTGAACACTGTGCATATCGCTCCTCGAGGCCGCTGCTGTCGGCGTTCGACAGTGAGGGCGAGCAGGTCGTCATCGGGCCGGGTGACGACGCGGCGGTTGTCGCACTACCGGGAAGCGAAGACGGCGGCCCAGCGGAGGGATCGACCTACATCACGATGGGTATCGAGAGCCACAATCACCCCTCGTACGTCGACCCGTTCGACGGGGCCGCGACGGGCGTGGGCGGCATCGTCCGGGACACCCTCTCGATGGGCGCGTACCCGATCGCACTCGCGGATTCGCTGTACTTCGGCGAGTTTGTCGAACCGCGTTCGACTGCCCGCCGATCCGACGATGTCGACCACGAGCACTCGAAGTATCTCTTCGAAGGCGTCGTCGAGGGAATCAGCCACTACGGCAACTGTATCGGCGTGCCGACGGTCGCGGGCAGCGTCGACTTCCACCCGGATTACGAGGGGAACCCGCTCGTCAACGTCGCCTGTATCGGTCTGACGAACGAGGAGCGACTCGTCACCGCCGAAGCCCAAGAGCCAGGAAACAAACTCGTACTCGTCGGCAACGGAACCGGGCGTGACGGCCTCGGCGGTGCCAGTTTCGCCAGCGAGGACCTCGCAGAAGACGCCGAAACCGAGGACCGACCAGCAGTCCAGGTCGGTGATCCCTACGCCGAGAAGTTGCTCATCGAAGCCAACGAGCAACTTATCGACGAGAACTTGGTCGAGTCCGCCCGCGACCTCGGTGCCGCCGGATTAGGCGGGGCCTCGAGCGAACTCGTTGCCAAAGGTGGTCTGGGAGCTCACATCGAACTCGAGCGCGTCCACCAGCGCGAACCGAACATGAACGCCCTCGAGATCCTGCTCGCCGAGTCCCAAGAGCGGATGTGTTACGAGGTCGAACCCGAAAACGTCGATCGCGTGCGTGAGATCACCGAGCGCTACGATCTGGGCTGTTCGGTCATCGGCGAGGTCACGGACGGAAACTATACGTGTACCTTCGACAGCGAGACCGTCGTCGACGTCGACGCCTACTTCCTCGGCGAGGGTGCACCGATGAACGACCTGCCGAGCGAGGAACCGACCCAGCCGGAAACGGACCTTCCGGAGGTCGACCTCGAGGAGGCCTTCGAAGCCGTTCTCTCGAGTCCGAACACGGCCTCGAAGCGGTGGGTCTACCGCCAATACGACCACGAGGTCGGCGTCCGAACGAGCGTCGGACCGGGCGACGACGCGGCGATTATTGCTATCAGGGAAGCGAGCGCGGAGCGTGACTCCGCAACCGAGTCGAGCGACGACGGCCCCGAAACCGGACAGGGCCTCGCAATCTCGTCGGGTGCGGCACCGAACTGGACGACCACCGCACCCTACGAAGGGGCGAAAGCGATTGCCTTAGAGAACGCGACGAACATCGCTGCGAAGGGAGCCACGCCCCTCGCAGCCGTCGACTGTCTCAACGGCGGCAACCCGGAGAAACCGGACGTCTACGGCGGTTTCGAGGGCATCGTCGACGGCCTCGCCGACATGTGCGAGACGCTCTCCGCGCCGGTCGTCGGCGGCAACGTCTCGTTGTACAACGACTCCGTCACCGGGCCGATTCCACCGACGCCGACGCTCGCGATGGTCGGAACCAAGGACGGGTACGACGCGCCGCCGCTGGCGATTTCGACGGATACGGACAGCACGCTCGTCCTCGTCGGCGACCTCACGCTCGGCAACGAGGGCGGCTCTACGACCGACGAGGCCCGTCTCGGCGGTTCCGAGTACCTCGCACAGTTCGGTGGAAGCGACGCGTTCCCGACGCTCTTCGACGAGCCAGCGGCCGTGATCGACGCGCTCGCCGACGTCGCGAACGACGACTCGACGCTCGCCGTCCACGACGTGAGCCACGGCGGTCTCGCCGTTTCGCTGGCCGAGATGGTCACGGACGACGCGGGACTCGAGGTTTCGCTTCCCGTCTCCGACGGCGCTGATGATGCAGCCGTCACAGGTGCGCTCTTCCACGAGCAACCCGGTCGAGCGGTGATCCAAACGGAATCGCCAGCAGCCGTCGCCGAGGCGTTCGAGGGCATTGCACCGGTCACCACGCTCGGTCAGCCGACGGCCGATGGAACGCTCGAGGTCAGCGCTGGCACGCATCAGTTCAGTATCGATGTCGCGGACATCCGCGAGCGACGCGCGACGATTGAACGCGCTCTCGAGTAACGATTTTGGGCCGTTAGACACGTGTACCCGGTATATTGATATGCCCCGGGTACAATTGAAATCACGAACCGAGAAGCTGGAGGATACTGTCTAATGGCCAGAGAACCCCCGTCTGTCCTGATCGTCGAAGACGAGCCTGATCTCGCTGATCTTTATGCGACCTGGCTCGCAGAATCGTGTACCGTCCAAACGGCCTACGATGGAGAGACGGCGCTGAATTCGATCGACGACGGTCTCGATATCGTGCTCCTCGATCGCCGAATGCCCGGACTCTCTGGCGATACGATTTTGACCACCATTCGAGATCGGAATCTCGATTGTCGGATTGCGATGGTGACCGCGGTCGAACCTGACTTCGACATCGTCGAAATGGGATTCGACGACTACCTCGTCAAGCCCGTCTCGAAAGACGAGTTGTGTTCGATCGTCGACCAGCTACACCTCCGCTCGAGTTACGACGATCAACTCCAAGAGTTCTTCGCGCTGGCATCGAAAAAGGCCCTCCTGGACGCCGAAAAAACCGAGGTAGAACGAAAGTCGAGTCGCGAGTACGACCGACTGCAGGACCGACTGGCAGTGCTTCGAGTCCAAGTCGACGACACGATGCAAGAACTCCTCGATCAAGATGGCTACCGCCGACTCTGTCAGGATCTCACGCGCGATACCTTGCTCGAAGAAACTTACTGACCGAACCCGGTAGACCGTCCGACAACGGCGTCTTCACATTCACGGAGCGAAGTCGGAATCTGACGTTTCCTCGAGTGTCGTTACGTCACTGATCTCGAGTCTCGTCCCTCCGTTGGTTCCGGTGTCGACGGTGAGCGTCCAGTCGTGTGCTTCGGCAATCGCCCGGACGAGAGCGAGTCCGAGTCCGTCCGTGTTTTCGCTCATGTCGCTTCGAACGCTCGATTTGCCGGTTACTGGCCTCCCATCGGCATCGTCAGCGTCTGAAAGTGGGTTTATCCCGCGTCCATCACCGTCGTGTTCGTGCACCGTTGGCTCGAGCACTCGCTCGTCTGCTGGTGGCGGAATCTCGGCTGCATCGTCGAGCAAGAAAAACCCGCGCGTGCGGTCGTCAGTGTCGAAGCCGAGGAGTCCGACCTGAATCGTAACGTCGTCGGTCGCTCGCGCGGCTGTGTCGTCGAACGCCGTCTCGAGGAGGCGGACGAACCGGTCGTCGTCGGCCCGAAGCGATGCAGAGCGCTCGACGACGACGCGTTCGCTCTCGAGGCGTGAGCGCTCGAGAGCGTCCGTGATCGCCGACTCGAGGTCGATTCTGGTCCGCGGCCCGACAGCCGATGCGTTTCGTGCGAACTCGCGAACGTCGTCGACGAGTCGTTCGGTTCGCTCGAGTGTCGTCTGGACGGTATCCTCCGCGAGTGGAAATTCCCACATTGGGTCGTGGGGCGTCTGCTCTCCCGAGAGAGCGTCGGCGAGCGTCGAGAGTTGTTGTTTGAGATCACTCGAGAGGACGTCTGCGACTGACTCGAGTCGGTCAGTCTGGCGCTCGAGTTCGGCCGTTCGCTCCCGAAGGACGTGCTCGCGCTGGGCGCGCTCGAGTGCGGCAAGAGTGTTCTCGACGAGTGTGGAGACGAGATCGACGTCGGTTTCGTCGAATTGGTGAGCCTCGAACGAACCGGTCATGAGTACACCGTGCGTGCCGATCGGTGCGATGATCTCCGATCGAATCGGCGTGTCGGGATTGTAGAGGTCGTCGACCGTCGCCAAATCGTCGAAGCGCTCGACGGTGCCGGATTCGAACACGTCCCAGACGAGCCCCTCGCCGGGAGAGAATCGCGGCAATCCGCCGAACTCGTCGTGTGCACCGGCCGTTCCGGCGACTGGGTCGAGGTAGCCGTACTCGTCGTCGAGGAGCCACACGCCACTGATCGGGAGATTGAGTAGGTCGCTCCCCGCATGAACGGCGATCGCACAGATCTCTTCTGGGTCGTCTGACTCGAGGAGCCAGCGGGTAATTTCGTGGAGGGACGTGACGACGCGCTCGTACTCGCGTCGGTCGGTGACGTCACGGATGACGGCTGCGACCGTCGCGACGTCGTCTTCGATCGGGACGAATCGGAACTCGCCGATTCGATCGGTTCCGTCGGCGTCGGTGAACGGTAACTCGAGGTGTCTGTCGACGGCGTTACCGACGTCGACATCGGTGATCGCCTGGCCGATTTGAATCGCGTGCTCGTCGTCGATACCGGCGCGTTTGGTGAGGAACTCGATGTGTTTCCCGACGAGATTCGACCGGTCGATGCCGAGAAGCGCCTCGGTTGCGCCGTTGACCGTGACGAGGTTTCGATCGCGATCGAGCGTGAGGACGGCGTCGTGAACGGCCTCGACGACTGCCGCGTGCTGTGCGAGCGACGCCTCCTGTGTTTTCCGCGCGGTAACGTCTCGCATGTAGACCGACAGTCCGTCCTCGGCGGGATACGCGCGGGCTTCGAACCAGGTCTCGAGGTGGGCGTGATAGATCTCGAAGGAGACGGGGACCTGTTCGTCCATCGCGCGGTGGAACCGATCCGGAAACTGCGTTTCGACGGTCGTAGGGAACTCGTCCCACATGACGCGTCCGATGAGGTCGGCTCGAGATCGCTTGAGAAGAGTCTCTGCTCGCTCGTTCAGATACGTGAAGCGAAAATCCGTATCGAGCGCGAAGAATGCATCAGTAACTCGATCGAGCAGTGGTTCTGATCGTCCCGTCATCGCTCGACACCCCTTTCGTTACTCGATAGCACCGGCTCACCCTTCCACCCCAGCTTCCAACTGGGTTTTGGTTTCGGTAGTCCGAGCCCCCCACCACAGAGCATCGTGACTCGCCCCGTCACTGTGGTCATCGAGAGAGTAGTAGAGTTACCTTCGGGTGGTGCCTATTTCAGTGTCGTGGCCACACTTTGACGCATCCGTGGCTGCGTCGCTCACAACGACAGTGACTCACCCAGTCCTCGTTCTTCAGCCCGTTCGAAGACGAACGTCGCCGCCCCAGCATCCAACACCGCCGAACCGACGCTCTCGAGGACGAGAATCTCCGCCGACGACGTTCGGCCAGTCCGTCCCACCAACACGTCGCCGAATGGCACGACCTCGAGGTCGGCGTGCTCGCGGAGATCTCCCGTCTCACGTGCTTCTTCGGGAACGTCCGCGAACACGCGAGTGGCACGTTCGATCGTTCGATTGTCGAGTTCCCGCATTTCGGGTGTGTAGGCACCGACGGCGACGACGAGCGCGCCGGGTGCCAGTGCATCCCCCGGAAACACCGGCTCCGTGCTCGTCGTGGTCGTGACGACGACGTCGGCGTTTTCGACGGCACCCCGTGGACTCGAGGCCGCGTCCGTCCGAACGCCGAGTTCGGACTCGAGGGCTCGCGCGCACTCGAATCGCGAATCGCTCGGCGAGTAGATTCGGATCGACTCGAGTCGGTCGGCACCGATGGCGGCCGCGATGGCACGCGTTTGCCAGCGAGCCTGTGTACCGGCGCCGATGACGCCCACCTCGAGCGGGCCAGCGGAGGCGAGTTCGCGAGCGGCGAGTCCGCCGATACAGCCCGTTCTGGCGTTGGTAATTCGATTTCCTGCGAGGTAGCCCACGGGCTGTCCGGTTTCGGCGTCGGTGAGCGCGATCTGTGCGGTGACGGTCGGTAGCTCCCGCTCGGAATTGTCCGGACAGACGGCGACGAGTTTCGTCGCGGCGTACGGTGTGCCGTGGATGTACGCCGGCATACAGAGGCCGGTCCCAGTCGGTTGCTCGGGTGCGTCCGGATTCGTCCCTCTCCCGATTGGATAGTGTGGCCGCTCCGGTCGTTCGATGGCCCCCTCGCGTTGCTTTTCGAACGCTTCGGCGACGACGGGAAGCAACGCCTCGAGGTCGAGAACGGACGACACGTCTGCGTCGGAGAGGACGCGAACCATGTCGGTATCTCGTGGTTCGATCACTTCAGTGTGCGTGTCCTCGCAGAATCGGCTCTGACGGTGTAAATTGAGGATCTCGTCGGAGAGGGACCTCAGGCGTGGTCGTCGACGAACGCCTCGATCCGAGCGAGAGCCTGTCGGAGGTCCTCGAGTCCCGTCGCGTAGGAGACCCGAAGGTGTCCGTCGCCGCCCTCGCCGAAGACGTCGCCGGGAACGACGGCGACCCCTTGTTCGCGCAGGACTTCTTCGGCGAACTCCGCTGCGGTGAAACCCGCTGGTACCTCGGGGAAACAGTAGAATGCGCCCTTGGCTTCGAAGACGTCCATGCCGATTTCCCGGAAGCGCGAGAGGACGAACTGCCGTCGTCGATCGTACTGGTCGACCATCTCTCGGACCTCGTTCTCACAAGACTCGAGGGCCTCGAGTGCGGCGTGTTGAGCCGTGGTCGGTGCCGAGAGCATCGTGTACTGGTGTATCTTGTTCATCGCGTTGATGGCCTCGGCGGGGCCGAGCGCGTAGCCGAGTCGCAGTCCGGTCATCGCGTGGGCCTTCGAGAAGCCGTTGAACACGATTGTGCGCTCGCGCATGCCCTCGAACGTCGCGATGGAGGTGTGCTCGTTTCCGTCGTAGGTTAGTTCGGCGTAGATTTCGTCCGAGAGCACCGTCAGATTGTGCTCGCGGGCGAACTCGGCGATCGGCTCGAGATCCTCCTCCGTCATGATCGCCCCCGTCGGGTTGTTCGGATAACAGAGGACGAGCATGTCGGCTTCGTCCGCGCCTGCGTCCTCGAGTGCGTCGACCGTCAGTCGGAAATCGTCGGCCTCGGTCGTCGGAACTGGTAGCGCCTCACCCCCTGCGAAGACGACACCGGGTTCGTAGGAGATGTACGACGGCTGGGCGATGGCGACCGTGTCGCCGGGATCGACGAACGCACGAAAGGCCAGGTCGACCGCTTCGCTCGCGCCGGCGGTGACAAGTATCTCTTCGTCCGGGCCGTACCCTAATCCGAATCGGTTGGCGACGTACTCGGAGATCGCCTCGCGGAGTTCGCGCGTTCCTCGATTCGCCGTGTACGAGGTCTTTCCTTGCTCGAGTGACGTGATCGCTGCGTCGCGGGCCGCCCATGGCGTAGCGAAATCGGGTTCACCGACGCCCAGTGAGATGACGTCGTCTCGTTCCTCGGCGATTTCGAAAAAGCGCCGAATTCCCGATGGCGGCACCGTCTGGACGCGTTCGGACAGTTCGAACGTCATGATTAGGGTGAGAACGAGAGCCGTTCGTCGTCTTCGCCGTCACCGAGTTCGATCCCGTGTTCCTTGTAGGAGGTCATCATGTAGTGGGTAACCGTCTGGGTGATCTCGGGGACTGGCGCGACCTTTTCGCTGATGAACTGTGAAACCTCGCGAATGGAGTCGCCCTCGACTTCCATGTCGAAGTCGTAGTCGCCACTGA is part of the Natronorubrum sediminis genome and encodes:
- a CDS encoding CBS domain-containing protein, which translates into the protein MELPTPADLRQRRTELGLTQSELANTADVSQPLIARIEGGDVDPRLSTLRRIVNALEKAESDVVRAENLMNEAVVNVSPDDAVKEAARKMEEEAYSQLAVIQEGIPVGSISQSDLVHLDSEARDEPVEAHMSESFPTVSKDATLDEISNLLEHYKAVMITEAGETVGIITEADLARRFS
- a CDS encoding MarR family winged helix-turn-helix transcriptional regulator, whose product is MSTDVGSPAGAKTRELLHFITQETRFALLTNIVQHPEQLPSMYELEQLNPSVSEATVYKHVQKLVDAGVVKAVALPDDERQQGYPWKFYGLTDDGRELLETHNLLAAEETLQRIYETISDKPEKMVKYENAPRPALEG
- a CDS encoding PaaI family thioesterase, with the protein product MTAESATLDSDVPQRFLEHSAYLSWLGIQIDTLGSASATIRLPAKSKHFNPAQGTSKAISGGVISTLIDISGGFAIWTTCDDPERAQLSTIDMNVSFLHPASDDLIAVAEVVRSGDTFGVVEVTVESADEGDRVVATGRATYRIGTETSQ
- a CDS encoding aldo/keto reductase, giving the protein MEYTTLGSTGMEVSRLCLGCMSFGSSDWREWVLEDEEGKEIIDRAIDLGINFFDTANMYSRGESERILGEALEGHRESSVIATKVYHPMRDDDPHSQGLSRKTIEQELAASRERLGVDTIDLYQIHRWDYDTPIETTLRTLTDAVRRGEVRYIGASSMWAHQFADALATSELKNLERFVTMQNHYNLVYREEEREMLPLCANEGIGVMPWSPLARGYLTRPHEDIDATTRGETEEHMYNHPYREGGGQEVNERVAEVAADKGATMAQIALAWLLHKDWVDAPIIGTTSVEHLEQAVEALEISLSASDMAYLEEPYEPVPVSGHN
- a CDS encoding SRPBCC family protein, with product MTRVRPIHTQDGRRIEVSHVLEAPAADAWELLVDTTEWPSWSPLVSGVESSDRRIRTGTTGRVRLSGVWTSFHITTCADRRWTWTLSRLPGATHRVDDLENQRCRIAFELPVYAAGSVPVTLRALENLEERLAE
- a CDS encoding winged helix-turn-helix transcriptional regulator — protein: MATQQPTTKTDEPNACPVIESLEQIGSKWRLAVLHELLSGEQRFNELKRSTGANARTLSRVLDDLGEMGFVERRLEEDAPVATYYSLTDKGKSLDPVFDEIECWAGSWLDDEQLEL
- the purL gene encoding phosphoribosylformylglycinamidine synthase subunit PurL → MSLADSDRELVVEELEREPTPAEAALFENLWSEHCAYRSSRPLLSAFDSEGEQVVIGPGDDAAVVALPGSEDGGPAEGSTYITMGIESHNHPSYVDPFDGAATGVGGIVRDTLSMGAYPIALADSLYFGEFVEPRSTARRSDDVDHEHSKYLFEGVVEGISHYGNCIGVPTVAGSVDFHPDYEGNPLVNVACIGLTNEERLVTAEAQEPGNKLVLVGNGTGRDGLGGASFASEDLAEDAETEDRPAVQVGDPYAEKLLIEANEQLIDENLVESARDLGAAGLGGASSELVAKGGLGAHIELERVHQREPNMNALEILLAESQERMCYEVEPENVDRVREITERYDLGCSVIGEVTDGNYTCTFDSETVVDVDAYFLGEGAPMNDLPSEEPTQPETDLPEVDLEEAFEAVLSSPNTASKRWVYRQYDHEVGVRTSVGPGDDAAIIAIREASAERDSATESSDDGPETGQGLAISSGAAPNWTTTAPYEGAKAIALENATNIAAKGATPLAAVDCLNGGNPEKPDVYGGFEGIVDGLADMCETLSAPVVGGNVSLYNDSVTGPIPPTPTLAMVGTKDGYDAPPLAISTDTDSTLVLVGDLTLGNEGGSTTDEARLGGSEYLAQFGGSDAFPTLFDEPAAVIDALADVANDDSTLAVHDVSHGGLAVSLAEMVTDDAGLEVSLPVSDGADDAAVTGALFHEQPGRAVIQTESPAAVAEAFEGIAPVTTLGQPTADGTLEVSAGTHQFSIDVADIRERRATIERALE
- a CDS encoding response regulator transcription factor, with amino-acid sequence MAREPPSVLIVEDEPDLADLYATWLAESCTVQTAYDGETALNSIDDGLDIVLLDRRMPGLSGDTILTTIRDRNLDCRIAMVTAVEPDFDIVEMGFDDYLVKPVSKDELCSIVDQLHLRSSYDDQLQEFFALASKKALLDAEKTEVERKSSREYDRLQDRLAVLRVQVDDTMQELLDQDGYRRLCQDLTRDTLLEETY
- a CDS encoding PAS domain-containing protein translates to MTGRSEPLLDRVTDAFFALDTDFRFTYLNERAETLLKRSRADLIGRVMWDEFPTTVETQFPDRFHRAMDEQVPVSFEIYHAHLETWFEARAYPAEDGLSVYMRDVTARKTQEASLAQHAAVVEAVHDAVLTLDRDRNLVTVNGATEALLGIDRSNLVGKHIEFLTKRAGIDDEHAIQIGQAITDVDVGNAVDRHLELPFTDADGTDRIGEFRFVPIEDDVATVAAVIRDVTDRREYERVVTSLHEITRWLLESDDPEEICAIAVHAGSDLLNLPISGVWLLDDEYGYLDPVAGTAGAHDEFGGLPRFSPGEGLVWDVFESGTVERFDDLATVDDLYNPDTPIRSEIIAPIGTHGVLMTGSFEAHQFDETDVDLVSTLVENTLAALERAQREHVLRERTAELERQTDRLESVADVLSSDLKQQLSTLADALSGEQTPHDPMWEFPLAEDTVQTTLERTERLVDDVREFARNASAVGPRTRIDLESAITDALERSRLESERVVVERSASLRADDDRFVRLLETAFDDTAARATDDVTIQVGLLGFDTDDRTRGFFLLDDAAEIPPPADERVLEPTVHEHDGDGRGINPLSDADDADGRPVTGKSSVRSDMSENTDGLGLALVRAIAEAHDWTLTVDTGTNGGTRLEISDVTTLEETSDSDFAP